In one Polaribacter sp. ALD11 genomic region, the following are encoded:
- a CDS encoding C40 family peptidase, with amino-acid sequence MLFGICNLSIVPLRAEESDKSEMISQVLFGEHFEIIEKQKNWSKIRLAYDHFEGFIDNKQYIEVTQDFYTLISSETPVYSGEILDFVINQNNELTTIAIGSQLPFFKEGKLQIGNHKYSYDNSIFCNQLPKNDLLKTAFTYLNAPFLWGGKTPFGIDCSGFTQIVYKLCGYKLLRNAKDQATQGEVLSFIEESEPGDLAFFDNEDGEIIHVGIILNDYNIIHAHGKVRVDTLDHSGIFNKDLQKHTHKLRVIKKII; translated from the coding sequence ATGCTTTTTGGCATTTGTAATTTAAGTATTGTTCCTTTAAGAGCAGAAGAATCTGACAAATCTGAAATGATTAGTCAGGTTTTGTTTGGTGAGCATTTTGAAATTATTGAAAAGCAAAAAAACTGGAGTAAAATCCGTTTGGCTTACGATCATTTTGAAGGTTTTATAGACAACAAACAATATATTGAAGTTACCCAAGATTTTTACACGTTAATTTCTAGCGAAACTCCTGTATATTCTGGTGAAATTTTAGATTTTGTAATCAACCAAAACAATGAATTAACAACAATTGCTATCGGCTCTCAATTGCCTTTTTTTAAAGAAGGAAAATTGCAAATAGGAAATCACAAGTATTCTTATGACAATTCGATTTTCTGTAACCAACTACCTAAAAATGATCTTTTAAAGACTGCTTTTACGTATTTGAACGCTCCTTTTTTATGGGGAGGAAAAACACCTTTTGGTATCGATTGTTCTGGTTTTACTCAAATAGTTTATAAACTTTGTGGTTATAAACTATTAAGGAATGCTAAAGACCAAGCAACACAAGGTGAAGTATTAAGTTTTATAGAAGAAAGTGAACCTGGTGATTTGGCTTTTTTTGACAATGAAGATGGAGAAATAATTCATGTTGGTATTATTTTAAATGATTACAACATTATTCATGCACATGGAAAAGTAAGAGTAGACACTTTAGACCACAGTGGTATCTTCAATAAAGATTTACAGAAACATACGCACAAGTTAAGAGTCATCAAAAAAATTATATAA
- the gyrA gene encoding DNA gyrase subunit A produces MADGEKLIPINIEEQMKAAYIDYSMSVIVSRALPDVRDGLKPVHRRVLFGMHELGIKATGSYKKSARIVGEVLGKFHPHGDTSVYDSMVRMAQHWSVRYMMVDGQGNFGSVDGDSPAAMRYTEVRMQKISEDMLADIEKDTVDHRLNFDDTLQEPTVLPTRIPNLLVNGASGIAVGMATNMAPHNLTEVINGTLAYIDNRDIEIDELMQHITAPDFPTGGIIYGYDGVRDAFHTGRGRIVMRAKAIIEEVKGRECIIVTEIPYQVNKAEMIKKTAELVNDKKIEGISNIRDESDRNGMRIVYILKRDAIPNIILNKLFKYTQLQTSFSVNNIALVKGRPEQLNLKQLIHYFVEHRHEVVVRRTEFDLKKAEARAHILEGLIIASDNIDEVIKIIRASNNADEARESLIERFALTEIQAKAIVEMRLRQLTGLEQDKLRAEFDAIMLTIIDLKDILANEPRRYEIIKGELAHIKDKYGDDRRSVIEYAGGDMRIEDMIPDTKVVVTISNAGYLKRTNLEEYKVQNRGGRGQKGATTRNEDFLEHLFVGTNHQYMMFFTQKGKVFWMRVYEIPEGGKNTKGRAMQNLINIEPDDKVKAFLVTEDLKDEDYINSHYVIMATKKGQVKKTSLEQYSRPRTNGINAITIKEGDELLEAKLTTGDSQVMLALASGKSIRFEEAKTRPMGRTASGVRGITLQHENDEVIGMVAVNDMESNILVVSEKGYGKRSKLEDYRITNRGGKGVKTLNISEKTGNLVAIKNVDDSNDLMIINKSGLTIRMAVEDLRVMGRATQGVRLINIKDSDSIAAVAKVAHEEDVEEENIEGETENGTEIENDSNENQE; encoded by the coding sequence ATGGCAGACGGAGAAAAGTTAATTCCGATTAACATTGAAGAGCAGATGAAAGCTGCGTACATCGATTACTCGATGTCAGTTATTGTTTCAAGAGCATTACCAGATGTTAGAGATGGTTTAAAACCCGTTCATAGAAGAGTTTTATTTGGTATGCATGAGTTGGGAATTAAAGCAACTGGGTCTTACAAGAAATCAGCAAGAATTGTAGGGGAAGTGTTAGGTAAGTTTCATCCACATGGAGATACTTCTGTATACGATTCTATGGTAAGAATGGCACAGCATTGGAGTGTACGTTACATGATGGTAGATGGGCAAGGGAATTTTGGTTCTGTAGATGGAGATTCTCCGGCAGCAATGCGTTATACTGAGGTTAGAATGCAGAAAATATCAGAAGACATGTTGGCTGATATTGAAAAAGACACCGTAGATCATCGTTTAAATTTTGATGACACTTTGCAAGAACCAACAGTTTTACCAACTCGTATTCCTAACTTATTGGTAAACGGAGCCTCTGGTATTGCAGTAGGTATGGCAACAAATATGGCGCCACACAACCTAACAGAAGTTATAAATGGTACACTTGCATATATAGATAATAGAGATATTGAGATAGATGAGTTAATGCAACACATTACTGCACCAGATTTTCCTACAGGAGGAATTATTTATGGGTATGATGGTGTAAGAGATGCTTTTCATACAGGTAGAGGACGTATTGTAATGCGTGCTAAAGCTATTATTGAAGAGGTAAAGGGACGTGAGTGTATAATTGTTACTGAAATTCCTTATCAAGTGAATAAAGCAGAAATGATTAAAAAAACTGCGGAGCTTGTTAATGATAAGAAAATTGAAGGTATTTCTAATATTAGAGATGAGTCTGATCGAAACGGAATGCGTATTGTGTACATTTTAAAACGTGATGCAATTCCTAATATCATATTAAATAAATTATTTAAATACACACAATTACAAACTTCTTTTAGTGTAAACAATATTGCCTTGGTAAAAGGAAGACCAGAGCAATTAAATTTAAAACAACTAATTCATTATTTTGTTGAGCACAGGCATGAGGTTGTTGTTCGTAGAACAGAATTTGATCTTAAAAAGGCAGAAGCAAGAGCACATATTTTAGAAGGATTAATTATTGCTTCAGATAATATTGATGAGGTAATTAAGATTATTAGAGCTTCTAATAATGCAGATGAAGCAAGAGAAAGTTTAATTGAACGTTTTGCATTAACAGAGATTCAGGCGAAAGCAATTGTAGAAATGCGTTTGCGTCAATTAACAGGCTTAGAGCAAGATAAATTGCGTGCAGAATTTGATGCAATTATGTTAACAATTATCGATCTAAAAGATATTTTAGCAAACGAACCTAGAAGATATGAAATCATTAAAGGTGAGTTAGCTCACATTAAAGATAAATATGGTGATGACCGCAGATCTGTTATAGAATATGCTGGTGGAGATATGAGAATTGAAGACATGATACCTGATACAAAGGTTGTTGTTACTATTTCGAATGCTGGTTATTTAAAACGTACAAACCTAGAAGAATATAAAGTTCAGAATAGAGGAGGTAGAGGTCAAAAAGGAGCAACTACAAGAAATGAAGATTTCTTAGAGCATTTATTTGTAGGTACAAACCATCAATATATGATGTTCTTTACGCAAAAAGGAAAAGTGTTCTGGATGCGTGTTTATGAAATTCCTGAAGGTGGAAAAAACACCAAAGGTAGAGCGATGCAAAACTTAATCAATATCGAGCCAGATGATAAAGTAAAAGCATTCTTAGTAACAGAAGACTTAAAAGACGAAGACTATATTAATAGCCATTATGTAATTATGGCAACTAAGAAAGGGCAAGTTAAAAAGACTTCTTTAGAACAATATTCTAGACCAAGAACTAATGGTATTAATGCAATAACTATTAAAGAAGGAGATGAGTTGTTAGAGGCGAAGTTAACAACTGGAGATAGTCAAGTAATGTTAGCGTTAGCGTCTGGGAAATCTATTCGTTTCGAAGAGGCAAAAACGCGCCCAATGGGTAGAACTGCTTCTGGTGTAAGAGGAATTACCTTGCAACATGAAAATGATGAGGTAATTGGTATGGTTGCTGTTAACGATATGGAAAGTAATATTCTTGTAGTTTCTGAAAAAGGATACGGTAAACGTTCTAAGTTAGAAGATTATAGAATTACTAATAGAGGTGGTAAAGGTGTTAAAACTTTAAATATCTCTGAGAAAACAGGTAATTTAGTTGCTATTAAAAATGTAGATGATTCTAATGATTTGATGATTATAAACAAATCTGGATTGACTATTAGAATGGCAGTAGAAGATTTAAGAGTTATGGGGCGTGCAACACAAGGTGTTCGTTTAATTAATATTAAAGATTCTGACAGTATTGCAGCGGTTGCTAAAGTGGCTCATGAAGAGGATGTTGAAGAAGAGAACATTGAAGGCGAAACAGAAAATGGCACGGAAATTGAAAATGATTCAAATGAAAATCAAGAATAA
- a CDS encoding tetratricopeptide repeat protein translates to MKIKNNNKLIKNKMKKQILAISLGLMSVVAFGQKKELRSAEKAIKKGDLKEAKVIIESLESMEPTMESKYKAKYYFLRGAAYGKTDVQKAADAYTKLFEYEKEIGKQKYTKEAEPKLNDLVQFVSNKAIEQYNAKDYENAKDNFYLTYKLSPKDTSFLYNAAISSSLSENYDLSLSHYKELKEIGYTGISTQYLGTNKETGEEENLGSKTNRDLMVKTGQYIKPTQKTLESKYAEIVKNISYILVNQGKTEEAIVALQEARQANPKDVNLILNEAQLYIKLEKMDKFGELMQEAVKLDPTNPTLFFNLGVINANQDKTEEAVKYYKKAIELDPEYGDAYMNLAVTMLSKEKEIVEEMNKNLSNFKKYDALQAKQKELYKKALPFLVKADNISRNEGTVRSLLNIYDTLGMEKEADALRPIYKEFRGQ, encoded by the coding sequence ATGAAAATCAAGAATAACAATAAATTAATTAAGAATAAAATGAAAAAACAAATATTAGCAATTTCACTAGGCTTAATGTCTGTAGTGGCTTTTGGTCAAAAAAAAGAATTAAGGTCTGCAGAGAAAGCAATTAAAAAAGGAGATCTTAAAGAAGCTAAAGTTATCATAGAATCTTTAGAAAGTATGGAGCCAACTATGGAGTCTAAGTATAAAGCAAAGTATTACTTTTTAAGAGGTGCTGCTTATGGTAAAACAGATGTTCAAAAAGCAGCAGATGCATATACTAAGTTGTTTGAATATGAGAAAGAAATAGGTAAGCAGAAATATACAAAAGAAGCAGAACCTAAGTTAAATGATTTAGTGCAGTTTGTTTCTAATAAAGCAATAGAACAATACAATGCTAAAGATTATGAAAATGCTAAAGATAATTTCTATTTAACATATAAGTTAAGCCCTAAAGATACTAGTTTTCTTTATAATGCAGCAATTAGTTCTTCTCTATCAGAAAATTATGATCTTTCTTTAAGTCATTATAAAGAGTTGAAAGAAATTGGTTATACTGGTATTTCTACACAATATTTGGGAACAAATAAAGAAACTGGAGAAGAAGAGAATTTAGGATCTAAAACGAATAGAGATTTAATGGTGAAAACAGGTCAGTATATAAAACCTACTCAAAAAACATTAGAATCTAAATATGCAGAAATTGTAAAAAATATCAGTTATATTTTAGTGAATCAAGGGAAAACGGAAGAAGCTATTGTTGCTTTGCAAGAAGCTAGACAAGCAAATCCTAAAGATGTTAACTTAATTTTGAATGAAGCTCAACTATACATCAAACTTGAGAAGATGGATAAGTTTGGTGAATTAATGCAGGAAGCTGTAAAATTAGATCCAACAAACCCTACTTTATTTTTTAATTTAGGTGTAATAAACGCAAACCAGGACAAAACTGAAGAAGCAGTTAAATACTATAAGAAAGCTATAGAATTAGATCCAGAATATGGAGATGCTTATATGAACTTAGCGGTTACAATGCTTTCAAAAGAGAAAGAAATTGTAGAAGAAATGAATAAAAACTTATCTAATTTCAAAAAATATGATGCGTTACAAGCTAAGCAGAAAGAATTGTATAAAAAAGCATTGCCTTTCTTAGTAAAAGCTGATAACATTAGTAGAAATGAAGGTACAGTTAGGTCTTTATTAAATATTTATGATACATTAGGTATGGAAAAAGAAGCGGACGCTTTAAGACCAATATATAAAGAATTTAGAGGTCAGTAA
- a CDS encoding DUF3095 family protein, translating into MENIKYYTQLKKSNKTLVDLLADESGFSEIPNTWHVVVVDIKNSTKAVNEGKHHQVNLTATGAIISVLNTIRKEKKNIEIPYFFGGDGATFIIPTLLLKKVTLVLENYSLHIKRNVNLTLRVGYVSIQDLVDQKANLKIVKHQLTEQLAIPIVLGNGLKKAEEIIKSTFIEIDSVGFKEDLLNLEGMECRWKEINPTQNKKKVICLLLDAVKETDQKDVYRAILTKMDAIFGTFNNRQPIKSNNLKLNFSISKIWEEMKISLANKSFLYLLKNWIATLIGKWYFNMSKNGKQYLNQIGQLSHTFMLDGMINTIFTAEQSKINLFETYLNQLEKENKIVYGIHVTHASIMSCYVLDRKTKHAHFVDGTEGGYTSAAKMFKTKLKALH; encoded by the coding sequence ATGGAGAATATAAAATATTACACGCAATTAAAAAAATCTAATAAAACGCTGGTCGATTTATTAGCGGATGAATCTGGTTTCTCTGAGATTCCGAATACTTGGCATGTAGTAGTTGTAGATATTAAAAACTCTACAAAAGCAGTTAATGAAGGCAAGCACCATCAAGTAAACTTAACAGCAACCGGTGCAATTATATCCGTTTTAAATACCATTAGAAAAGAAAAAAAGAATATTGAAATTCCTTATTTCTTTGGTGGTGATGGAGCTACGTTTATTATTCCAACATTACTTCTCAAAAAAGTTACACTCGTTTTAGAAAACTATAGCCTTCACATTAAAAGAAATGTAAACCTAACACTTAGAGTTGGTTATGTTTCGATTCAGGATTTAGTTGATCAAAAAGCAAATTTAAAAATAGTTAAACATCAACTTACAGAGCAATTGGCAATTCCTATTGTACTAGGAAATGGCTTAAAGAAAGCAGAAGAAATTATTAAAAGTACTTTTATAGAAATAGATTCCGTTGGTTTTAAAGAAGATCTTTTAAACTTAGAAGGAATGGAATGTAGGTGGAAAGAAATCAATCCTACTCAGAATAAAAAGAAAGTTATTTGTTTGTTACTAGACGCTGTAAAAGAAACAGATCAGAAAGATGTTTATAGAGCTATTCTTACTAAAATGGATGCTATTTTCGGCACATTTAACAACAGGCAACCTATAAAGTCTAACAATCTAAAATTAAATTTTAGTATTTCTAAAATTTGGGAAGAAATGAAAATTAGTCTTGCCAATAAAAGCTTCCTTTACTTACTTAAAAATTGGATAGCTACACTTATAGGAAAATGGTATTTTAACATGTCTAAAAACGGAAAACAATACTTAAATCAAATAGGGCAGTTATCTCACACTTTTATGCTAGATGGCATGATCAATACAATTTTCACAGCAGAACAAAGCAAAATAAACCTTTTTGAAACCTACTTAAATCAACTAGAAAAAGAAAATAAAATTGTTTATGGTATTCATGTAACACATGCATCTATAATGTCTTGCTACGTTTTAGACAG
- a CDS encoding acetyl-CoA C-acyltransferase — translation MKEVVIVSVARTPIGSFMGSLSSIPATKLGAVAIKGALEKINLAPEMVEEVYMGNVVSAGLGQAPARQAAIYAGIPNTVPCTTVNKVCASGMKSIMLAAQTIALGDADIVVAGGMENMSLIPHYQHARNGAKFGPITMEDGMQKDGLVDAYDKNPMGVCADDCATEYNFSREDQDAFAVQSYNRSAKAWSEGKYADEIVPVEIPQRRGDPIIFSEDEEYKNVKMDRISTLRAAFTKDGTVTAANASTINDGGAALVLMSAEKAKELNITPLARIKGYADAAHEPKWFTTAPAKALPKALAKANISIDDVDYFELNEAFSIVGLANMKLLNITDDKVNVNGGAVSLGHPLGVSGARIIIALTSILKQNNAKIGAAAICNGGGGASAMVIERI, via the coding sequence ATGAAAGAAGTCGTAATTGTATCTGTTGCAAGAACACCAATCGGAAGTTTTATGGGAAGTTTATCTTCTATACCCGCAACAAAACTAGGTGCTGTAGCAATAAAAGGAGCTTTAGAAAAAATTAATTTAGCACCAGAAATGGTGGAAGAAGTTTATATGGGAAATGTGGTTTCTGCAGGTTTAGGACAAGCACCTGCAAGACAAGCTGCTATTTATGCAGGAATTCCTAACACAGTACCTTGTACAACTGTTAATAAAGTATGTGCTTCTGGTATGAAGTCTATTATGTTAGCAGCCCAAACTATTGCCTTAGGTGATGCTGATATTGTTGTTGCTGGAGGAATGGAAAACATGAGTTTAATTCCACATTACCAACATGCAAGAAACGGTGCCAAGTTTGGCCCAATTACCATGGAAGATGGAATGCAAAAAGATGGCTTAGTTGATGCCTATGATAAAAATCCAATGGGAGTTTGTGCAGATGATTGTGCTACCGAATATAACTTCTCTAGAGAAGACCAAGATGCATTTGCTGTACAATCTTATAACCGTTCTGCAAAAGCCTGGAGTGAAGGAAAATATGCGGATGAAATTGTGCCTGTAGAAATTCCTCAAAGACGTGGAGATCCTATTATTTTTTCTGAAGATGAGGAGTACAAAAACGTAAAGATGGATAGAATATCAACCTTAAGAGCTGCGTTTACAAAAGACGGAACTGTTACTGCTGCAAACGCTTCTACAATTAATGATGGTGGTGCTGCATTGGTTTTAATGTCTGCGGAAAAAGCAAAAGAATTAAACATTACTCCTCTTGCTAGAATAAAAGGATATGCAGATGCTGCACACGAACCAAAATGGTTTACAACTGCACCCGCAAAAGCATTACCTAAAGCATTAGCAAAAGCAAATATTTCTATTGATGACGTAGATTATTTTGAATTAAACGAAGCTTTTTCTATTGTTGGTTTAGCCAATATGAAGCTTTTAAATATTACCGATGATAAAGTAAACGTAAATGGTGGTGCTGTTTCTTTAGGTCACCCTTTAGGTGTCTCTGGAGCAAGAATAATTATTGCTTTAACATCTATATTAAAACAAAATAACGCAAAAATTGGCGCTGCAGCAATTTGTAATGGTGGTGGTGGTGCTAGTGCAATGGTTATAGAAAGAATTTAA
- a CDS encoding ATP-dependent Clp protease ATP-binding subunit, giving the protein MDDNFSPKVRDVIAFSKEEALRLGHEFIGTEHLLLGLIREGEGKAMEILTAFDVDTILLRKKLEQLNPVNPTFAETSEKKSLHLTRQAEKALKTTFLEAKLYQSESIDTAHLLLCILRNENDPTTKLIQKYHVNYDEAKALYKQLHADDAIDLPNNPIAETPSDDDEFASEKSNPFEQAPKGKNVKKSKTPVLDNFGRDLTAMAEQGKLDPVVGRQKEIERVSQILSRRKKNNPMLIGEPGVGKSAIAEGLALRIVERKVSRILFDKRLVSLDLASLVAGTKYRGQFEERMKALMNELEKNEDIILFIDEIHTIVGAGGATGSLDASNMLKPALARGEIQCIGATTLDEFRTNIEKDGALERRFQKVIVDPTSVEETIQILQNIKSKYEEHHHVNYTDDAIEACVKLTNRYMTDRYLPDKAIDALDEAGSRIHITNIVVPEQVLELETQLEIIREKKTKAVNGQKYEEAAKLRDDEKNMEAALDSAQKQWEDDSKLNREVVTEDNVAEVVSMMTGIPVNRVAEAETHKLHELPQLIKGKVVGQDVAVTKVVKAIQRNRVGLKDPNKPIGSFIFLGQTGVGKTQLAKVLARELFDSDDSLIRIDMSEYMEKFAISRLIGAPPGYVGYEEGGQLTEKVRRKPYSVILLDEIEKAHPDVFNMLLQILDDGHITDSLGRKIDFRNTIIIMTSNIGARQLKDFGGGVGFGTATKTAQADEYAKSVIEGALKKSFAPEFLNRIDDVIVFNALEREDIHKIIDIELDKLLNRISDLGYTLQLSEKAKDYIADKGFDKKYGARPLKRAIQKYIEDALAEEIVNSKLSEGDTISMDLDEKENKLTIKIEKGEKKPEVRTETETES; this is encoded by the coding sequence ATGGACGATAATTTTTCACCAAAAGTAAGAGATGTAATCGCTTTCAGTAAAGAAGAAGCACTAAGATTAGGGCATGAATTTATTGGGACAGAACATTTATTATTAGGTTTAATTAGAGAAGGAGAAGGAAAAGCAATGGAAATCTTAACTGCATTTGATGTAGACACGATTCTTTTGCGTAAAAAACTAGAACAATTAAACCCTGTAAACCCAACGTTTGCAGAAACTTCAGAAAAGAAAAGCCTGCACTTAACAAGACAGGCAGAAAAAGCACTTAAAACTACGTTTCTAGAGGCTAAACTATACCAAAGTGAGTCAATTGACACTGCTCATTTATTACTATGTATTTTAAGGAACGAAAATGATCCTACTACAAAATTGATTCAGAAATACCATGTAAATTACGACGAAGCCAAAGCTTTGTACAAACAATTACATGCAGACGATGCAATCGATTTACCAAATAACCCAATTGCAGAAACACCTTCTGATGATGATGAATTTGCATCAGAAAAATCGAATCCTTTTGAACAAGCTCCTAAAGGAAAAAACGTAAAGAAATCGAAAACACCTGTTTTAGATAATTTTGGTAGAGATTTAACTGCCATGGCAGAACAAGGGAAGTTAGACCCAGTTGTTGGTAGACAGAAAGAAATTGAGCGTGTTTCGCAAATTTTAAGTAGAAGAAAAAAGAACAATCCAATGTTAATTGGAGAACCTGGTGTTGGTAAATCTGCCATCGCAGAAGGTTTGGCTTTAAGAATTGTAGAACGTAAGGTATCTAGAATCTTATTTGACAAACGTTTGGTTTCTTTAGATTTAGCAAGCTTAGTTGCAGGCACAAAATACCGTGGTCAGTTCGAAGAACGTATGAAAGCTCTAATGAATGAATTAGAAAAGAATGAAGATATTATTCTTTTTATTGATGAAATTCACACCATTGTTGGTGCGGGTGGTGCAACAGGTTCTTTAGATGCGTCTAACATGTTAAAACCTGCTTTAGCAAGAGGAGAAATACAATGTATTGGTGCAACTACATTAGATGAGTTTAGAACAAATATCGAAAAAGATGGCGCTTTAGAACGTCGTTTTCAAAAGGTAATTGTAGACCCAACTTCTGTTGAAGAAACCATTCAAATTTTACAAAACATAAAGAGTAAATATGAAGAACATCACCATGTAAATTATACAGATGATGCCATAGAAGCTTGTGTAAAATTAACGAATAGATATATGACAGACAGATATTTGCCAGACAAAGCAATTGACGCTTTAGATGAGGCAGGATCTAGAATTCATATTACAAATATTGTGGTGCCAGAACAAGTTTTAGAACTAGAAACACAGTTAGAGATCATTCGCGAAAAGAAAACAAAAGCTGTAAACGGACAGAAATATGAAGAAGCTGCTAAGTTACGTGATGATGAAAAAAACATGGAAGCTGCGCTAGACTCTGCTCAGAAACAATGGGAAGATGATTCTAAATTAAACCGTGAAGTAGTTACAGAAGATAATGTTGCAGAAGTAGTTTCTATGATGACAGGGATTCCTGTAAATAGAGTTGCCGAAGCAGAAACACATAAATTACACGAATTACCACAACTAATTAAAGGTAAAGTTGTGGGACAAGATGTTGCGGTTACCAAAGTTGTAAAAGCAATTCAGAGAAATAGAGTAGGTTTAAAAGACCCGAACAAACCAATTGGTTCGTTTATTTTCTTAGGTCAGACAGGTGTTGGTAAAACGCAGTTGGCAAAAGTTTTAGCGCGTGAATTATTCGATTCAGACGATTCTTTAATTAGAATTGACATGAGTGAATACATGGAGAAATTTGCTATTTCTCGTTTAATTGGAGCGCCTCCAGGATATGTTGGTTATGAAGAAGGTGGTCAATTAACAGAAAAAGTGAGAAGAAAGCCATATTCGGTTATTTTGTTGGATGAGATTGAAAAAGCGCATCCAGATGTGTTTAACATGTTGTTACAAATTTTAGATGACGGACATATTACCGACAGTTTAGGTAGAAAAATCGATTTTAGAAACACCATAATTATTATGACTTCTAACATTGGTGCGCGTCAATTAAAGGATTTTGGTGGCGGCGTTGGTTTTGGTACTGCTACTAAAACAGCACAGGCAGACGAGTATGCTAAATCTGTAATCGAAGGTGCTTTAAAGAAATCTTTTGCTCCTGAATTTTTAAATAGAATAGATGATGTAATTGTTTTTAATGCTTTAGAAAGAGAAGATATTCATAAAATTATAGATATCGAGTTAGATAAATTATTGAACAGAATTTCTGATTTAGGTTACACGCTACAATTAAGCGAAAAAGCAAAAGATTACATAGCAGACAAAGGTTTCGATAAGAAGTACGGAGCAAGACCTCTTAAAAGAGCCATACAGAAATACATTGAAGATGCCTTGGCAGAAGAAATTGTAAATTCTAAACTTTCTGAAGGCGACACGATTTCGATGGATTTGGATGAGAAAGAAAACAAACTCACCATTAAAATTGAAAAAGGCGAAAAGAAACCTGAAGTAAGAACAGAGACGGAAACAGAGTCTTAA